One window of Halopseudomonas maritima genomic DNA carries:
- a CDS encoding YoaK family protein, translating to MISRLPSWVEAGAFSLALMAGVVNAVGLLGFSHQAVSHLTGTSTLLGAGLTRLPAAELLHLLLVLLSFVAGAAFSGLFIGSSALQPGRRYGLALVLEALLLVLAMLALQAASLGGHYLASAACGLQNAMVTTYSGAIIRTTHVTGIFTDLGVMLGARLRGVPVDRRKAKLFLLLISGFILGGTIGALGFDQWQFNTLLLPAVMALGLAALYQVWVLRQH from the coding sequence GTGATTTCCAGACTACCATCCTGGGTTGAGGCTGGCGCATTCAGCCTTGCGTTGATGGCCGGTGTGGTCAATGCGGTGGGCCTGCTGGGCTTCAGCCATCAGGCGGTGTCACACCTGACCGGTACCTCGACTCTGCTGGGCGCCGGGCTGACGCGGCTGCCGGCTGCGGAGTTGTTACACCTGCTGCTGGTGTTGCTCAGCTTTGTCGCCGGGGCTGCATTCAGCGGACTGTTTATTGGTAGCAGCGCGTTGCAACCGGGGCGGCGTTACGGACTGGCGCTGGTACTGGAGGCGCTGTTACTGGTGCTCGCCATGCTGGCACTGCAGGCTGCCAGCCTGGGTGGTCACTACCTGGCCTCCGCTGCCTGCGGGCTGCAGAACGCGATGGTGACCACCTACAGTGGGGCGATCATCCGAACTACCCATGTTACGGGCATCTTTACCGATCTGGGTGTGATGCTGGGGGCTCGCCTGCGTGGGGTGCCCGTGGATCGGCGCAAGGCCAAGTTGTTTCTGCTGCTGATCAGCGGCTTTATTCTGGGCGGCACGATCGGCGCGCTGGGCTTTGACCAATGGCAGTTCAACACGCTGTTGTTGCCCGCTGTGATGGCGCTGGGGCTAGCGGCGCTCTATCAGGTCTGGGTATTGCGTCAGCACTAG
- a CDS encoding YebC/PmpR family DNA-binding transcriptional regulator: MGRAYQNRKESMAKTADAKTKLYSKYAREIYVTAKSGGVDPDGNLALRGLIDRAKKDQVPGHVIDKAIDKAKGGGGEDFSKARYEGFGPGNCMVIVDCLTDNPNRTFADVRNCFTKTKSKIGTEGSVSHMFDHCAILAFKGEDEEGTLEALMMADVDVTDIENEDGVITVFAPHTEYFKAKQALIDTFGELDFEADLIQFVPQTTTEISGDDVAMFEKFTDMLNDLDDVQNIFHNAEF; encoded by the coding sequence ATGGGTCGCGCTTATCAGAACCGCAAGGAATCCATGGCCAAGACGGCCGACGCCAAAACCAAGCTATACAGCAAGTACGCGCGGGAGATCTACGTCACCGCCAAGTCAGGCGGCGTGGACCCCGATGGTAACCTGGCCCTGCGCGGCCTGATTGATCGTGCCAAAAAAGACCAGGTGCCCGGCCACGTCATCGACAAGGCCATCGACAAGGCCAAGGGCGGCGGCGGTGAGGATTTTTCCAAGGCGCGTTATGAAGGCTTTGGCCCCGGCAACTGCATGGTCATCGTTGACTGCCTGACGGATAACCCGAACCGCACCTTCGCCGACGTGCGCAACTGCTTCACCAAGACCAAGAGCAAGATCGGCACCGAGGGCAGCGTCAGCCACATGTTCGATCACTGCGCCATTCTGGCGTTCAAGGGTGAAGACGAAGAAGGCACGTTGGAAGCGCTGATGATGGCCGACGTCGACGTCACCGACATCGAGAACGAAGACGGCGTGATCACCGTGTTTGCCCCGCACACCGAGTACTTCAAGGCCAAGCAGGCGCTGATCGACACCTTTGGCGAGCTGGATTTTGAAGCCGACCTGATCCAGTTTGTGCCGCAAACCACCACCGAGATCAGCGGTGATGATGTGGCCATGTTCGAGAAGTTTACCGACATGCTGAACGACCTCGACGACGTGCAGAACATCTTCCACAACGCCGAGTTCTGA
- a CDS encoding mechanosensitive ion channel family protein — protein sequence MNLLTDILAAVLASMPLLLTLGLVALMLALAHFLLIRRNRDLGNERLFSRQLIMLALTLIGLVAVILALPVSEGARNQIIALLGLLISGVFAFSSSNIFANLAAGVLLRMTRPFVLGDFISVGEYFGRVAERGLFDTEIQSESGELIALPNSYLTSQPIATLRSDGALVSAELSLGYDTHHSDVEPLLLAAAQASGLQDAFVQLLALGNFAISYRISGVLPEARGLITARSTLYKAILDGLHGAGIEIMSATIMNQRPVPAEHLFIPAGGGHRQRRAQAAEAEAVLFDKAEQAQQLAERKAQLSEQARALEAEAKGADGERKAAIKTQLEHMREQRRELDALTESGVEAAGAGRAGRS from the coding sequence ATGAACCTGCTCACGGATATTCTGGCAGCAGTCCTGGCGTCTATGCCGTTGCTGCTGACGCTCGGGCTGGTGGCGTTGATGCTGGCGCTGGCGCATTTTTTGTTGATTCGGCGCAATCGCGATCTGGGCAACGAGCGGCTGTTTTCACGCCAGCTGATCATGCTGGCGCTGACCCTGATTGGTCTGGTTGCCGTCATCCTGGCCTTGCCGGTCAGCGAGGGCGCGCGCAACCAGATTATCGCGCTATTGGGGTTGTTGATCTCCGGCGTCTTTGCCTTTTCGTCGTCCAATATCTTTGCCAACCTGGCCGCAGGCGTATTGTTGCGCATGACTCGGCCCTTTGTGCTGGGCGACTTTATCTCTGTCGGAGAGTACTTTGGTCGGGTGGCCGAACGGGGGCTGTTTGACACCGAGATTCAATCTGAAAGTGGCGAGCTGATTGCGTTGCCCAACAGCTATCTGACCAGCCAGCCGATTGCCACGTTGCGCAGTGATGGCGCGCTGGTCTCGGCCGAGCTGTCGCTGGGGTATGACACTCATCACTCTGATGTAGAACCCTTGCTGCTCGCGGCGGCGCAGGCCAGCGGCCTGCAGGATGCCTTTGTACAACTGCTGGCGCTGGGCAACTTTGCCATCAGCTACCGGATATCCGGGGTGCTGCCCGAGGCGCGTGGCCTGATTACGGCGCGTTCCACCCTGTACAAGGCGATTCTCGACGGCTTGCACGGCGCAGGTATCGAGATCATGTCGGCCACCATCATGAATCAACGCCCGGTGCCTGCTGAGCACCTGTTTATCCCGGCAGGTGGCGGGCATCGCCAGCGCCGCGCGCAGGCTGCTGAAGCAGAAGCGGTGTTGTTCGACAAGGCGGAACAGGCGCAGCAACTGGCCGAGCGCAAGGCGCAGTTGTCCGAGCAGGCGCGTGCGCTGGAGGCGGAGGCCAAAGGTGCTGATGGCGAGCGCAAGGCGGCGATCAAGACGCAACTGGAGCATATGCGCGAGCAGCGGCGGGAGCTTGATGCGTTGACGGAGTCGGGTGTCGAGGCGGCTGGGGCAGGGCGGGCGGGGCGCTCCTGA